The following proteins are co-located in the Candidatus Competibacteraceae bacterium genome:
- a CDS encoding YihY/virulence factor BrkB family protein, whose amino-acid sequence MQPPHPAHIILRHPLAFLARVLRHFQANRGTLLASAVAYHALLSLIPLLILLLVALSNVLEKTWLLATLGRFLEQLVPGESDLILGQVGQFLDQRRALGWIMAGTLFFFSAAAFGMLENAMAAIFAHRRALHIRHTLISLLLPYLYVVLLGFGLLTATLLNGALQTLATGEIQLLGWHWSLGDLTVTLLYGLGFCSQVGVLTSIYMLMPAGRLPWRHALIGGIAAALLWEGVRYGLVWYFANLSKVNMIYGSLAGAIIVLMTMYAISIIILLGAQVIAEYEQSLPEFSQDDTQPHT is encoded by the coding sequence ATGCAACCTCCTCATCCTGCCCACATCATTCTCCGTCATCCTCTCGCGTTCCTCGCAAGAGTATTGCGCCATTTTCAGGCCAATCGAGGGACCTTGCTGGCCAGTGCCGTTGCTTATCACGCGCTACTATCGCTGATTCCGCTGCTTATCCTGTTATTGGTCGCTCTATCCAATGTGTTGGAGAAAACCTGGTTGCTCGCTACTCTGGGCCGCTTTCTGGAACAGCTCGTACCCGGCGAATCGGACCTCATCCTTGGCCAAGTCGGACAATTTCTCGATCAAAGGCGGGCTTTAGGCTGGATCATGGCCGGTACCTTGTTTTTTTTCAGCGCGGCGGCCTTTGGCATGCTGGAAAATGCGATGGCGGCGATTTTTGCTCACCGACGCGCGCTACACATCCGACACACCTTGATTTCGTTGTTGCTGCCTTACTTGTACGTTGTCTTATTGGGGTTTGGTCTGTTAACAGCGACTTTGCTAAATGGCGCACTGCAAACTCTGGCGACCGGTGAAATCCAACTGTTGGGCTGGCACTGGTCGCTAGGCGATCTGACCGTGACATTGCTCTATGGACTCGGTTTTTGCAGTCAAGTCGGCGTGCTCACTTCGATCTATATGCTAATGCCGGCCGGCCGCCTGCCATGGCGACATGCCCTTATCGGAGGCATCGCCGCCGCTCTGTTATGGGAAGGAGTCCGCTACGGTCTGGTGTGGTATTTCGCCAATCTTTCGAAGGTCAACATGATCTACGGCTCACTAGCGGGTGCGATTATCGTGCTCATGACCATGTATGCCATTAGCATCATTATCCTGCTGGGCGCACAGGTGATCGCCGAATACGAACAGTCGTTACCGGAGTTCAGTCAAGACGACACACAACCGCATACCTGA